One region of Triticum aestivum cultivar Chinese Spring chromosome 6B, IWGSC CS RefSeq v2.1, whole genome shotgun sequence genomic DNA includes:
- the LOC123136979 gene encoding allene oxide synthase 4, giving the protein MQKSWSLSKTSYSLELSIAFGDRLALAHPAMTSKVANSSGSDNAEAKLSPSGLPVREVPGGYGVPFLSPLRDRLDYYYFQGAEEYFRSRIARNGGATVLRVNMPPGPFITADSRVVAFLDARSFSVLLDDAKVDKTDTLDGTFMPSVALFGGYRPLAFLDAADPRHAALKRVMISLAAARMHHVAPAFRTAFGAVFDAADAGLGDGPVQFNKLNEHHMFDFTCSALFGGTPPSKAMGDGAVTKAIKWLGVQLHPLASKIIKPWLLEDLLLHTFRLPPLLVRRDYADLTAYFAEAAAGFLNDADKAQSGISRDELLHNIVFTAIFNAYGGFKIFLPHVIKWLARAGPALHARLASEVRAAVPNGSDITVSAVDKMPLVKSVVWEALRMNPPVEFQYGRARQDLVVESHDAAYQVRKGEMLFGYQPLATRDERVFKQAGEFVPDRFVGGEGRLLGNVVWSNGPENSEPAEGNKQCPGKDMVVAVGRLMVAELFRRYDTFTADVKEMPLEPVVTFTSLTRDKAE; this is encoded by the coding sequence ATGCAGAAGAGCTGGTCACTCTCCAAGACCAGCTACAGCCTAGAGCTGAGCATTGCATTTGGTGATAGACTAGCGCTTGCTCACCCTGCCATGACATCCAAGGTAGCCAACAGCTCCGGCAGCGACAATGCGGAAGCCAAGCTATCGCCGTCGGGGCTCCCCGTCCGGGAGGTCCCGGGCGGCTATGGCGTTCCCTTCTTGTCGCCGCTGCGCGACCGCCTTGACTACTACTACTTCCAGGGCGCGGAGGAATACTTCCGCTCCCGCATCGCCCGGAACGGCGGCGCCACCGTGCTGCGCGTCAACATGCCCCCCGGGCCGTTCATCACCGCCGACTCCCGCGTCGTCGCCTTCCTCGACGCGCGCAGCTTCAGCGTGCTCCTCGACGACGCCAAGGTCGACAAGACCGACACGCTCGACGGGACCTTCATGCCCTCCGTCGCGCTCTTCGGTGGCTACCGCCCGCTCGCCTTCCTCGACGCTGCCGACCCCCGCCACGCCGCGCTCAAGCGCGTCATGATCAGCCTCGCCGCCGCACGGATGCACCACGTCGCGCCGGCCTTCCGCACCGCTTTCGGCGCCGTGTTCGACGCCGCCGACGCCGGCCTCGGCGACGGCCCCGTCCAGTTCAACAAGCTCAACGAGCACCACATGTTCGACTTCACCTGCTCCGCGCTGTTCGGCGGCACGCCGCCGAGCAAGGCCATGGGCGACGGCGCCGTGACCAAGGCCATCAAGTGGCTCGGCGTGCAGCTGCACCCGCTCGCGAGTAAGATCATCAAGCCGTGGCTGCTCGAGGATCTCCTTCTCCACACCTTCCGCCTGCCGCCGTTGCTGGTTCGCCGTGACTACGCCGACCTGACAGCCTACTTCGCCGAAGCTGCCGCCGGCTTCCTCAACGACGCCGACAAGGCGCAGTCCGGCATCTCACGCGACGAGCTCCTCCACAACATAGTCTTCACCGCCATCTTCAACGCCTACGGAGGCTTCAAGATCTTCCTGCCGCACGTCATCAAGTGGCTAGCCCGCGCCGGCCCGGCTCTGCACGCCAGGCTCGCCAGCGAGGTCCGCGCCGCCGTGCCCAACGGCAGCGACATCACCGTGTCAGCCGTCGACAAGATGCCGCTGGTGAAGTCGGTGGTGTGGGAGGCGCTGCGCATGAACCCGCCGGTGGAGTTTCAGTACGGCCGCGCGCGCCAGGACCTGGTGGTCGAGAGCCACGACGCCGCCTACCAGGTGCGCAAGGGCGAGATGCTCTTCGGGTACCAGCCTCTGGCGACCCGCGATGAGCgcgtgttcaagcaggccggcgaGTTCGTCCCTGACCGGTTCGTGGGTGGCGAAGGGCGGCTGCTCGGGAACGTGGTGTGGTCGAACGGGCCGGAGAACAGCGAGCCGGCGGAGGGGAACAAGCAGTGCCCCGGGAAGGACATGGTGGTGGCGGTCGGGAGGCTGATGGTGGCGGAGCTGTTCCGGCGGTACGACACATTCACCGCCGACGTGAAGGAGATGCCGCTGGAGCCGGTGGTGACGTTCACTTCGCTCACCAGGGACAAGGCGGAGTGA